One segment of Alnus glutinosa chromosome 2, dhAlnGlut1.1, whole genome shotgun sequence DNA contains the following:
- the LOC133860155 gene encoding GRAS family protein RAM1-like: MINTLYGSVGTLKSENSCTNVPPPTSPNESLVSELSKKTTTTTTYTTTTPSSDLEQNSLTPTSLNLPNLKFELDIGDVEVPSPTSSLWESFFSDQLDGDYMISSPVRNYPSPQPSTYNYNYNYAQPVMQGQSTLSGSSPPRFSSTQIGPFTSMQKGKGQSPLHRVFNSPNNQYMKPENLSVLSSIEEFLDDYGRHEYEYPTATKLSGIGSSSHYDMPTMVPAVDGFCGSVHETSTPGGPQPTPDCDIYDQMGIIASAPLSQQLQLERMQEKQLQQKQPQQQTAEQQHQNLNHSLMVPLPIGSEQEHDSGLQLVHLLLACAEAVAKEDYMLARRYLHHLNRVVTALGDSMQRVASCFTEALSARLAATLTSTTKPTRNPFPPNSLEVLKIYQIVYQACPYIKFAHFTANQAIFEAFEAEERVHVIDLDILQGYQWPAFMQALAARPGEAPFLRITGVGSSIESVRETGRCLTELAHSLHIPFEFHPVGEQLEDLKPHMFNRRVGEALAVNSVNRLHRVPGNCLGNLLAMIRDQAPNIVTLVEQEASHNGPYFLGRFLEALHYYSAIFDSLAATFPANSAQRAKVEQYIFAPEIRNIVACEGAERIERHERLEKWRKIMEGKGFKGVPLSANAVTQSKILLGLYSCDGYRLTEDTGCLLLGWQDRALIAASAWRC; the protein is encoded by the exons ATGATTAATACCCTTTATGGAAGCGTGGGAACACTCAAGAGTGAAAACTCATGCACAAACGTACCCCCACCAACTTCTCCTAATGAGTCACTAGTCTCAGAATTATCTAAGAAAACCACTACTACTACTACATATACTACAACAACTCCATCCTCTGATTTGGAACAAAACAGCCTAACCCCAACAAGCCTAAATTTACCAAACCTGAAATTCGAGTTGGATATCGGCGACGTTGAAGTGCCATCGCCGACCAGTTCTCTATGGGAGTCTTTTTTCTCCGATCAGTTGGATGGCGATTATATGATTTCGTCGCCGGTGAGGAATTATCCGTCGCCACAACCTTCAACTTACAATTACAATTACAACTATGCCCAGCCGGTAATGCAGGGGCAAAGTACTCTCTCAGGATCCTCTCCTCCACGATTCTCCTCGACCCAGATTGGACCTTTTACCAGCATGCAGAAAGGAAAGGGACAAAGCCCACTTCACAGGGTCTTTAACTCACCAAACAACCAGTATATGAAGCCTGAGAACCTTTCAGTGCTGTCATCCATTGAGGAGTTTTTGGATGATTATGGAAGACATGAGTATGAATACCCGACGGCGACAAAGCTGTCCGGTATTGGAAGCTCGTCGCATTATGATATGCCAACCATGGTTCCGGCAGTGGACGGGTTTTGCGGTTCTGTTCACGAAACATCGACTCCGGGCGGTCCTCAACCGACCCCAGATTGCGATATTTATGATCAAATGGGCATTATTGCAAGTGCACCATTATCACAACAGTTGCAACTAGAGCGCATGCAAGAGAAGCAACTACAGCAGAAGCAGCCACAGCAACAAACAGCAGAACAACAACACCAGAACCTCAACCATAGCTTGATGGTGCCTCTTCCTATTGGCTCTGAGCAG GAACATGATAGTGGCCTTCAGCTAGTGCACCTCCTTCTAGCTTGTGCTGAAGCAGTTGCCAAAGAAGACTACATGTTGGCAAGGAGATACCTCCACCATCTCAACCGGGTTGTCACGGCTCTCGGCGACTCCATGCAGCGGGTAGCCTCCTGCTTCACTGAAGCCCTGAGCGCAAGACTAGCTGCCACGCTTACCAGTACCACCAAACCAACTAGAAATCCTTTCCCACCAAACTCACTAGAAGTCCTCAAGATCTACCAAATCGTCTATCAGGCTTGCCCTTATATAAAATTCGCTCACTTCACCGCTAATCAGGCTATATTTGAGGCATTTGAAGCCGAAGAACGTGTCCATGTTATAGATTTGGATATTCTTCAAGGCTACCAGTGGCCAGCTTTCATGCAAGCCCTAGCTGCACGACCTGGTGAGGCTCCGTTTCTCCGGATAACGGGTGTCGGGAGCTCCATAGAGTCCGTGAGGGAGACCGGTAGGTGTTTGACCGAGTTAGCTCACTCCCTTCACATTCCCTTCGAATTCCACCCAGTGGGTGAGCAACTAGAAGACCTTAAACCCCACATGTTTAACCGACGAGTTGGTGAAGCCCTAGCGGTGAATTCTGTCAATCGTCTCCATCGTGTGCCTGGCAATTGTCTTGGGAACTTACTTGCAATGATCCGAGACCAAGCTCCCAACATTGTAACCCTAGTGGAACAAGAGGCGAGCCATAATGGCCCATACTTTCTTGGTAGGTTTCTTGAGGCACTGCACTATTACTCGGCCATCTTCGACTCGTTGGCCGCAACGTTCCCGGCAAACTCGGCGCAGAGAGCCAAGGTGGAGCAGTACATATTCGCGCCCGAGATACGCAACATAGTGGCGTGTGAGGGGGCCGAGAGGATAGAAAGGCATGAGAGGTTGGAGAAGTGGAGGAAGATAATGGAAGGGAAAGGATTCAAGGGGGTGCCGCTGAGTGCCAACGCGGTGACCCAGTCCAAGATATTGCTGGGTTTGTATTCCTGTGATGGGTATAGGTTGACGGAGGACACGGGATGCTTGCTTTTGGGGTGGCAGGATAGGGCGCTTATTGCAGCTTCTGCATGGCGATGCTGA
- the LOC133860057 gene encoding membrane-anchored ubiquitin-fold protein 3 has translation MPEEDLVELKFRIYDGSDIGPFRYSPASTVATVKERIVAEWPKDKKIVPKGANDIKLINAGKVLENNKTVGQCRVPFGELPRGVITMHAVVQPSLAKAKTEKKVDEAPRKNICSCSIL, from the exons ATGCCGGAGGAGGACCTGGTTGAGCTCAAGTTCCGAATCTACGATGGATCAGATATCGGCCCCTTCCGCTACTCGCCGGCCTCAACTGTTGCAACGGTCAAGGAGAGAATCGTCGCTGAGTGGCCAAAAG ATAAGAAAATTGTGCCGAAGGGAGCTAATGACATAAAACTGATAAATGCTGGGAAAGTATTGGAAAACAACAAGACTGTTGGCCAGTGTAGAGTACCTTTTGGTGAGCTTCCAAGAGGGGTTATCACCATGCATGCTGTTGTACAGCCATCTTTAGCAAAAGCTAAAACAG AGAAGAAGGTTGATGAGGCCccaaggaaaaatatttgttcatGTTCCATATTGTAA